Genomic segment of Glutamicibacter sp. JL.03c:
ATTTCCTCAGCGGTTGCAGTGCGAGCCAGGTTGACGGTCAGGTCGGTTGCCGAACCAGTTGGAACTGGCACGCGCATTGCGTAACCGTGCAGCTTGCCCTTGAGCTCTGGCAGTACAACGCCGATGGCCTTGGCAGCACCGGTCGAGGTTGGAATCACATTCAGTGCAGCGGCACGTGCACGACGTGGGTCGCTGTGTGGAGCATCCTGCAGGCGCTGGTCAGCGGTGTATGCGTGGATGGTGGTCATCAGGCCGTCAACAATGCCGAACTCGTCGTTCAGGACCTTGGCCAGCGGAGCCAAGCAGTTGGTGGTGCATGATGCGTTGGAGATGATGTTGTGGTTTGCAGGATCGTACTTGTCCTGGTTAACACCCATCACAATGGTGATGTCTTCATCGGTAGCTGGGGCCGAGATGATGACCTTCTTGGCGCCGGCTGCAATGTGCTTCTTGGCATCTGCAGCCTTGGTGAAGAAGCCGGTCGATTCGATGACGACATCGACCTTCAGTTCACCCCATGGAAGGTTTGCTGGATCGCGCTCGGAAAGAACCTTGATGCGACGTTCACCGACGACGATGGTGTCACCATCTACGGATACTGCCTCGCCCACTTGGCCGAGCACAGAGTCAAACTTCACCAGGTGAGCAAGAGAATCGATTGAACCAAGGTCGTTGACGGCGACAATTTCGATGTCTGCCTTATGGGCCAATACTGCACGCAGGAAGTTGCGTCCGATGCGACCGAAACCATTGATACCAACACGAGTTGTCACGTGACTATCTCCTCTAAACGGGATGATTGTGCCACGACCGTACACAAACGGAAGTGGCCTTCTTTGAGAGGACACTCCGTTGTGCCGTGCTATGCGGATCCCGGTGGATCACCGGGATCCGCAACACACTTGAAACATACTACGCTATTTTGGCGCAGAATGTGAGCTAACTTACCAGATTAATTATTTACCTGGAACGATCAGCGATGCTGCGCCGTTGCGGGCAGCTTCAAAACGTGCCTGAACGTCTGCCCAGTTCACGATGTTCCAGAAAGCCTTGACGTAGTCAGCCTTCACGTTGACGTAATCCAGGTAGAAAGCGTGCTCCCACATGTCCAGCATCAGCAGCGGGGTGGTTGCTACTGGAACGTTGCCCTGCTGATCGTAGAGCTGCTCGATGACCAGCTGGCCGCCGAGTGCGTCGTATGCCAGCACAGCCCAGCCGGAGCCCTGCAGGCTCATGGCAGCTGCGGTGAAGTGTCCGCGGAAGCCATCGAAGGAGCCGAAGAACTCGTCGATTGCTGCAGCCAGCTCGCCCTCAGGCTTGTCGCCGCCTTCTGGGGACAGGTTGTTCCAGAAGATCGAGTGGTTGGTGTGGCCACCCAGGTGGAAAGCCAGGTCCTTGGACAGCTTCGGGATGTTGCCGAATTCGCCCTTTTCGCGTGCTTCGGCCAGCTGCTCCAGAGCCGAGTTAGCGCCAGCAACGTAGGTTGCGTGGTGCTTGGAGTGGTGCAGCTCCATGATGCGAGCCGAGATGTTTGGCTCGAGAGCAGCGTAGTCGTACTGCAGTTCTGGCAGCGAATATACAGCCATGATTCTCCTCAATTTTCTCATTCGGATGAATCTCCGCGGGAGGGCTCCCGCGGGGACATTTTTAGTGTTCCATTTCGTCTAGTGGAACGCTGGACTCCGTACCTGGTATTCCCAGATCGCTGGCCTTCTTGTCAGCCATGGCCAACAGTCGACGAATACGGCCAGCTATGGCGTCCTTGGTCATTGGAGGTTCAGCCATGCGGCCGAGCTCATCCAAGGAGGCTTGCTTGTGTTCCAGGCGAAGCAATCCGGCATATCGCAGATGCTCGGGCACTTCATCTCCCAGAATGGTGAGCGCACGCTCTACGCGGGCACCGGCAGCGACCGCTGCCTGCGCACTACGACGCAGGTTGGCGTCGTCGAAATTCGCCAACCTGTTAGCCGTGGCACGTACCTCTTTGCGCATGCGGCGCTCTTCCCACACCATCAAGGCGTCGTGAGCACCCATGCGGGTCAACAACTGCGCAATGGCGTCACCGTCGCGAATCACCACGCGGTCGATGCCTCGCACTTCGCGGGCCTTGACTGTCAGTCCCAATCGGCGTGCAGCACCGACCAAAGCCAATGCGGCTTCTGGGCCAGGGCAGGTAATCTCCAGCGCTGAACTTCGACCGGGCTCGGTCAAGGAACCGTGGGACAGGAAGGCGCCGCGCCATACGGCTTCTGCATCCGCAGTTGAGCCGTTGACAATAACTGATGGCAGGCCACGAACTGGTCGACCGCGCTGGTCGAGCAACCCGGTCTGCCGTGCGAGAACTTCACCGTCTTTTGCCACGCGGACGATGTATCGGCTGCCCTTGCGGATGCCCGAGCCGGAGACCATGACGATCTCGGCCTCGTGGCCATATAACTCGCCAATGGCAAGCTTCAGCCGGCGGGCAGTTGCAGCCAGGTCCACCTCGGCTTCAATGACAATTCGCCCGGAGACTATGTGCAGTCCCCCGCTGAAGCGAAGCATCGTCGAAACCTCGGCCTTTCGGACCGACGGCTTGCGAATCTCAACCCGCGACAGCTCGTCTTTGACGGAAGCCGTCAATGCCATGAATCAAACTCCCTTACTTGGATCTTCTCAAGATCCGATCGCGGTAAACACCTCATGATAGGCCGCCGCTAGTCGCAACGGGTCGTGCACTGCACGACCGTCAGATACTCCTACTGTACTAAAAAAGACACGTGCGCCGAGTTTTTGCGCTGCCAGCTCAAATCTCCGGCGATTGTGGATCTTGGACTCATCGGCAATGATCGCGTCAAAAGTCACCTCCGGCGCGTAGCGTCCAAGCACTTCCAAATGAGCCGCGGCATCCATTCCGGTTGTTTCTTCCGTATCCATCGACAGGTTCATCGTCAGAAGCTTTTTGGCGGTGGTTGAAGCAATGGCTTGGCGCATATCCGGAAGCAGCAAATGCGGAAGCACCGAGGTGTACCAGGACCCCGGACCGAGAATGACCCAATCAGCCAACTCAATGGACTCCAGCGCCTCAGGACAGGCGGGCGCATCGGAAGGCTCCAGATGAACGTTCGTGACGAGCCCCCCGGCACCAGCGCGCGCCAATCTGGCCTGGCCGTCGATGCGCCGGCGCACCAGCGCATCACTCTCATCGGATTCGAGAACCTCGCCATGGATCGACAGCGGGATCGTGCTCATCGGCAGAACCTGGCCTCGGGCGCCCAGCAAGGCGCCAGCCCAGCGCAAACCGGCGACAGGATTATCCAGCAACTCCCATAAAGCCAAGATCAGCAGGTTTCCGACCGCGTGGCCGTTCAGCGGTTCTTCCTGATTCGCGTCCGACTCGAAACGATGCTGCATGACATCGCGCCACGTGCGCCCCCAGTCGTTGTCATCGCACAAGGCAGCCAGAGCCATGCGCAAGTCTCCTGGAGGCAGGACGTCGAATGATCCGCGCAGGCGGCCTGAGCTGCCTCCATCGTCCGCGACTGTCACCACAGCGGTCAGGTCGGTGGTCAGCCGGCGCAATGCCGAAAGCGATGAGTAGAGGCCGTGTCCGCCTCCGAGTGCGACCACCGACGGGTTGCGCTGGTCGTTGCCTCGGGATAGTCCCTGTATTGAAATTGGACCTGTTGAAAAGGCCATGTCGGTTACTCGCGTCCCAAGTCGCGGTGGCTGATACTCACGCGGACATTGGGGAACTGCGCCAGCCGACGACCCAATTCGATGGTCGTTGCCACGGAGCGGTGCTTGCCTCCGGTACAACCCACAGCGATGGTGGCGTAATGCTTGTTTTCCCGGCGGTAGCCTTCAAACACCGGTTCCAGAGCCTTGAGATAATTGTCGATGAAGTCCCGGGTGCCTTCCTGGCTCAGCACGTAGTCCGAGACTTCCTTGTCCTTGCCCGTTTGAGGGCGCAGCTCGGGGACCCAGTGCGGATTAGGGATGAAGCGAACATCCGCCACGTAGTTGGCATCGGTTGGCAGGCCGTATTTGAAGCCAAAGCTCATGACATTGATCCGGAGGATGACCGGACCGGATTCGCTGAATAGCTCATTGACCGCGCGTGCGAGGTCGTGAACTGACATCGACGACGAGTCGAGGATGATCTCTGCGGCTTCGCGAAGCTGCTCGGTGATTCCGCGTTCCCTGGTGATCCCGTCAACGATGCGCCCGTCGCCCTGCAACGGGTGCGGACGCCGACCCTGTTCGAAACGACGGATCAGGACTTCATCGCTCGCGTTGAGGTAAACCAGACGGAACTTGACTCCGCTGGAAGTCAGATGCGCCAGCGCGTCACGAATTTCCGGGAACATTTCCTTCGAACGCACGTCCATAACGACAGCCATCTTCGGAATGGATCCCTGCGACCGGCTCATCATCTCGGTCAACGGGCCCAGCATGGCTGGTGGCAGGTTCTCGACCACGTACCACCCCTGGTCTTCCAAAGCGTGTGCGACCGTAGTGCGGCCGGCACCTGACATGCCGGTTACGATCACGAGTTCAGACTC
This window contains:
- the gap gene encoding type I glyceraldehyde-3-phosphate dehydrogenase, with protein sequence MTTRVGINGFGRIGRNFLRAVLAHKADIEIVAVNDLGSIDSLAHLVKFDSVLGQVGEAVSVDGDTIVVGERRIKVLSERDPANLPWGELKVDVVIESTGFFTKAADAKKHIAAGAKKVIISAPATDEDITIVMGVNQDKYDPANHNIISNASCTTNCLAPLAKVLNDEFGIVDGLMTTIHAYTADQRLQDAPHSDPRRARAAALNVIPTSTGAAKAIGVVLPELKGKLHGYAMRVPVPTGSATDLTVNLARTATAEEINAAFEKAASEGPLKDVLEYSTDPLVSSDIVTNPNSSIFDSGLTTVMGNSVKVVSWYDNEWGYSSRLVDLVGFVGSSL
- a CDS encoding superoxide dismutase; translated protein: MAVYSLPELQYDYAALEPNISARIMELHHSKHHATYVAGANSALEQLAEAREKGEFGNIPKLSKDLAFHLGGHTNHSIFWNNLSPEGGDKPEGELAAAIDEFFGSFDGFRGHFTAAAMSLQGSGWAVLAYDALGGQLVIEQLYDQQGNVPVATTPLLMLDMWEHAFYLDYVNVKADYVKAFWNIVNWADVQARFEAARNGAASLIVPGK
- the whiA gene encoding DNA-binding protein WhiA, translated to MALTASVKDELSRVEIRKPSVRKAEVSTMLRFSGGLHIVSGRIVIEAEVDLAATARRLKLAIGELYGHEAEIVMVSGSGIRKGSRYIVRVAKDGEVLARQTGLLDQRGRPVRGLPSVIVNGSTADAEAVWRGAFLSHGSLTEPGRSSALEITCPGPEAALALVGAARRLGLTVKAREVRGIDRVVIRDGDAIAQLLTRMGAHDALMVWEERRMRKEVRATANRLANFDDANLRRSAQAAVAAGARVERALTILGDEVPEHLRYAGLLRLEHKQASLDELGRMAEPPMTKDAIAGRIRRLLAMADKKASDLGIPGTESSVPLDEMEH
- a CDS encoding gluconeogenesis factor YvcK family protein, with product MAFSTGPISIQGLSRGNDQRNPSVVALGGGHGLYSSLSALRRLTTDLTAVVTVADDGGSSGRLRGSFDVLPPGDLRMALAALCDDNDWGRTWRDVMQHRFESDANQEEPLNGHAVGNLLILALWELLDNPVAGLRWAGALLGARGQVLPMSTIPLSIHGEVLESDESDALVRRRIDGQARLARAGAGGLVTNVHLEPSDAPACPEALESIELADWVILGPGSWYTSVLPHLLLPDMRQAIASTTAKKLLTMNLSMDTEETTGMDAAAHLEVLGRYAPEVTFDAIIADESKIHNRRRFELAAQKLGARVFFSTVGVSDGRAVHDPLRLAAAYHEVFTAIGS
- the rapZ gene encoding RNase adapter RapZ translates to MTAEYEAVKPPESELVIVTGMSGAGRTTVAHALEDQGWYVVENLPPAMLGPLTEMMSRSQGSIPKMAVVMDVRSKEMFPEIRDALAHLTSSGVKFRLVYLNASDEVLIRRFEQGRRPHPLQGDGRIVDGITRERGITEQLREAAEIILDSSSMSVHDLARAVNELFSESGPVILRINVMSFGFKYGLPTDANYVADVRFIPNPHWVPELRPQTGKDKEVSDYVLSQEGTRDFIDNYLKALEPVFEGYRRENKHYATIAVGCTGGKHRSVATTIELGRRLAQFPNVRVSISHRDLGRE